A genomic segment from Ignavibacteria bacterium encodes:
- a CDS encoding MotA/TolQ/ExbB proton channel family protein, with protein MDLLQGFLKGGLLMWPIFLCSIVALAVIIERYFVLRQASVNVPRFMIQVREHVKRGDVVEAINYCSEYNSPISNIVRKGLTKYHFGTERVKESIESAGRQEVYKLEKGLSILATISGVAPLLGFLGTVTGMISAFIKVETLGGNASPSDLAGGIWEALVTTAFGLVVGIFAYLFYNFFITRVTKLVSEMEITSTDFIDLLHEKDSGKN; from the coding sequence GATTTTTAAAAGGTGGGCTGCTAATGTGGCCCATTTTTTTGTGCTCAATTGTTGCACTCGCAGTTATTATTGAAAGATATTTTGTTTTAAGACAAGCATCTGTCAATGTCCCTCGTTTCATGATTCAAGTCCGTGAACATGTTAAACGCGGTGACGTTGTTGAAGCAATTAATTATTGTTCAGAGTACAATTCTCCAATCTCGAATATTGTAAGAAAAGGTCTTACAAAATATCATTTCGGAACAGAACGAGTGAAAGAATCTATCGAAAGTGCTGGCAGACAAGAAGTCTACAAACTTGAAAAAGGATTATCTATTCTTGCTACAATCTCTGGAGTGGCGCCACTATTGGGATTTTTGGGAACGGTTACCGGAATGATCTCAGCATTTATCAAAGTCGAAACTCTCGGTGGAAATGCCAGTCCAAGTGATCTCGCAGGAGGAATTTGGGAAGCTCTTGTAACAACTGCATTTGGATTAGTTGTCGGAATTTTTGCTTATCTCTTCTACAATTTCTTCATTACGCGTGTAACGAAATTAGTTTCTGAAATGGAGATCACTTCCACTGATTTCATTGATCTTCTGCATGAGAAAGATTCCGGGAAGAATTAG